The Musa acuminata AAA Group cultivar baxijiao chromosome BXJ1-3, Cavendish_Baxijiao_AAA, whole genome shotgun sequence genome window below encodes:
- the LOC135634138 gene encoding U-box domain-containing protein 4-like: MVSLADPSRSPSASAARIQRSLGRSMRTIRSNLYRDDPPPDTPLAARSAAVSENLTDSVVDFQLRELAVGPLLPSDSKSAASSANSMAELLELSRDFSDCSSISYDISGELQRLASIPPTKAPLSPAVPGPGDLEALGLGFGSLSSSSEALESASLESVKPAVRACVEGMGSPSPETQLAAAAGIRLLAKHRSDFRALIGASGAIPALVPLLKSNDPATQESAVTAILNISLEEANKRSITAAGAIKPLVYALRTGTAVTKQNAACALLSLSTIEENRATIGACGAIPQLVALLMDGTTRGKKDALTTLYKLCSTPRNKERAVSAGAVPLLVELVGERCGGTAEKALVVLGTLAAIPEGREAMVEAGAIPVLVEAMEAGPTRGKEFAVQALLQLCADSTRNRGLLIREGAIPPLVALSYSGSSRSKHKAEILLGYLREQQR; encoded by the exons ATGGTCTCGCTCGCCGATCCCTCCCGGAGtccctccgcctccgccgccagGATCCAGAGGTCGCTGGGCCGGTCCATGCGCACCATTCGCTCCAACTTGTACCGGGATGACCCGCCCCCCGACACTCCACTGGCGGCGCGCTCCGCTGCTGTCTCGGAGAATTTGACGGACTCCGTCGTCGACTTCCAGCTCCGGGAGCTCGCCGTCGGGCCACTCTTGCCCTCCGATTCCAAGTCCGCCGCCTCTTCCGCCAACTCGATGGCCGAGCTTCTCGAGCTCTCGCGAGATTTCTCCGACTGCTCCAGCATCAGCTACGATATCTCCGGCGAGCTCCAACGGCTGGCGTCCATCCCCCCGACGAAGGCGCCGCTAAGCCCCGCGGTGCCCGGACCGGGCGACCTCGAGGCCCTCGGACTAGGGTTTGGCTCGTTATCATCGTCGTCCGAGGCACTCGAAAGCGCTTCGCTCGAGAGCGTGAAACCGGCTGTGAGGGCGTGCGTGGAGGGCATGGGGTCCCCATCGCCGGAGACTCAACTCGCGGCGGCGGCGGGGATACGGCTCTTGGCGAAGCACCGGTCGGACTTCAGAGCGCTTATCGGGGCGTCGGGGGCGATCCCTGCGCTGGTGCCGCTGCTAAAGAGCAACGACCCGGCGACCCAGGAAAGCGCGGTGACCGCGATACTTAACATTTCGCTGGAGGAAGCCAACAAGAGGTCCATCACGGCGGCGGGAGCGATCAAGCCGTTGGTGTACGCGCTGCGGACGGGGACGGCGGTAACCAAGCAGAACGCGGCGTGCGCATTGCTCAGCCTGTCGACGATCGAGGAGAACCGGGCGACGATCGGGGCGTGCGGGGCGATCCCGCAGCTGGTGGCGCTGCTTATGGACGGCACGACCCGGGGGAAGAAGGACGCGCTGACGACGCTGTACAAGCTGTGCTCAACTCCGCGGAACAAGGAGCGGGCGGTGAGCGCGGGGGCGGTGCCGCTGCTGGTGGAGCTGGTGGGGGAGCGCTGCGGAGGCACAGCAGAAAAGGCGCTGGTGGTGCTCGGGACTCTGGCAGCGATACCGGAGGGAAGGGAGGCGATGGTGGAGGCCGGAGCGATCCCAGTACTCGTGGAGGCGATGGAGGCGGGACCGACGAGGGGGAAGGAGTTCGCCGTGCAGGCGCTGCTCCAGCTCTGCGCCGACAGCACCCGCAACCGAGGGCTCCTCATCCGCGAAGGCGCCATCCCGCCGCTAGTGGCGCTCTCATACTCCGGCTCCTCTCGGTCCAAGCACAAG GCGGAGATCCTCCTCGGGTACTTGCGGGAGCAGCAGCGGTAG